Within the Salvelinus sp. IW2-2015 linkage group LG19, ASM291031v2, whole genome shotgun sequence genome, the region AGACCCTAACTATGTTAGGTAGCTAATAGGTTAAGAAGCTAGCTAGCATGTTGATTCACACATGACTGTGTTCATTTGTAGGTAGCTGCAGTGCAACATGACCAAAGCCAAAACCAACTTTTTCTAAACACCTCAATCTGCACGTATATGGCCAGTGACGATAGCTCCTTATGTACTTATCATTTGAAGAGCCATAGTAATAAACATATTTGTCATgtgtactccctctccggcctctaggtcatcaggttGCTGATTATCCCGTACACCTGTCACCGTTGTcaagcgcaccagcgcctcatgacactcacctggactccatcacctccttgattagcttccctgtatctgtcactccccttgatgctttcctcaggtgttatcgACTCTGTTTTCACGTCGgcgcgttgtttgtgtttcgcgtttattgttttgtttatttattaaaacacgctccctgtacttgcttcctgacacagcgcactcgttacaataATCTTGGAGTTAGTCCTTGGCGAGACAGTTGACAAAGCTGTTACTTGACTCAATACTGTTAAAGCTGCAAGACATGGGCATTACCACATAAGAGTTTTTCTTTACTCATGTCGACTGGAAAATCAGAGGCATAAAGCAGATAAGTGTTTAATTACAGTATTTGATTGATTTGTCATGTCCACGCCGTCGCAATCAGTCTGCAGAATTAACCATCACAAATGATTTTATTAAGGATATACCCCTTACTGTACATTTAGACCTGTGATAGACACATTGTCCTTAGAAGAATGTTCAAGAAATGTACAATTTCCACAAAGTGTTCAACTCGTTTTCCTTGATAATGGTTTCCAACATATGATTGGCAGAACTTAACTAAAGAGCAAGAACATCtctgtattgtaattgtattTGCAGAATACCTTATTCAACATGTGGCTGGTAACAAATTGGTACTGTAAACTGGACTGAACACAGTTCAGCGACAATGAATAAGTCTGCCCCACTCATTCTCATCTGTACAGTTAGAAGTGTTTGTAGTATTGTTGGGAACGAATTGATGTTCCTCTTCGACTTCTCTCAGCTACGGAGGCAGATCATCAGCCAAACTACCTGTGGAAAAGGAACAGGAATTCTGCAAAAGGTTAATTAACATGGGTGGAAACCGAACACAGATGATCAATGTACAACTAACGATAAGTGCACTAGTCATAATtcgctgatttttttttttaaattattgttcaCGGTAACTGTACGCTCCGGTTTAGTCAATGTTGTCACAACCAACTATAAATTCATTACATTTACTCAGGTATGGTCTTATTGTAGTTCAATTAGGTGTTATAGCACAGGTAGGGATGACAATTTACACACTGCCGCCCTTCAGGGCCAAGAATGAGGAACACTAAAGTCGTGCACACTTTGGTAGAAAGGGTGAAGAATCAGGACACAAGCCGACCCTCTACCCTTAACCTGAAGTACGCATTCATACACTCTCCCTCTtggccctttacactcgtacccgtatactggttgaaaatggcagatatgGACATTGATAAGCAcgtaaattggaacgcagtggctgtacagtagcaTGCtacacatgacgtcagagctcaagGGCCTCCACTTCATAGCGCTGTATtaggttttgactgacagccgttagGAACTTGAGCAGCACGCACGGCCCCAAAAAAGTTGCCCCATTCCTCCCGCTAATTGGCCAACTTTTGCAAATTATCTtgtgtgtctgagtgagggaaatgccgTAAATTACGAGGACTctgtgtattttgaaagatgtgACGTTGAGGAtttataataaataccactttgatgtcatacgagcaagccaaacacccgtgaATCCAAATGTACACTTCACATTTCCACATCATAAAAcccatgtcatatacagtgtcagtgATTTATAATCACTATGTTTAGTGtatagttacaagatgacatggcctcATACCCTGGGCTGTCCTGAACACAATGAGCCTATGCTTTGCTGTGTTGTGAAGAAAATATACAGTGGACCATGCATCTGAATGCACTTATGTCTtcattctatgcgcaccaaaattaccatctgcttctctgaattgcctagtgaaagcctaacactgtaaggccattttttaaaatgtagctagtcatgttggcaatagaacccTACATTTTCCAACAATATTCTTGTCATGTTCCTGAATCTATTtggagtattttcagattttgttatcaacaaatgtggtcaaaagtacagtaaatgtaaaatgcacgtGAAGtcttggattcagtcttgtcaggtgaaGCGTCATGTCTTCACCTTTagtctaataatttccccatgatctccaaacggttcccttttaattgctaccatggttatgcttTGCTTACCATATTTCTCATGtaataaacatttcaatttagccctatctatataggccaattcccacgagtgtaagggGTTAAAGGAATGAACTGGCGGTGTAACGAATATGGCGCAACTCAACCATGGTTGTAGCAATCCATTGCCTTAAATCCATGAAAGGGAGTTAACAAGTAAATACCATTTGAAGAAGGGGGTTTAGGGCACCAAGTCCTTTTTCAGCCACGTTGGTGCCACTACAGCCCTTGCTCCCCATGGGAGAGCATCCTCACCTTGCAGCTTAGAAGGGCAGCTTGGTCAGCAGCATCTGGAAGACAGGAGGGGGCCGTCTGCTGGAGGAGCTGCTGGGTTTGCCTGCACACAGCAATAACTTTAGCCAGCTGAACCTCTCCCTTCTCATAGTTTCCTAAGGGTTGGAACACAAAATGGATTAGTTGGAAagcactaggggcaacagtggaGCGCATCTTTACTGAGTAGTGGGCACATGTTGTGGACGGGGATAGTGGGTGGGTGTAAttccatgactctggatcagaataTTGTGTGTTCGATCCCAGTGTTGGACACTGATTTTTTtttaccctatcccaaaccttgacCATTCGGAATGAGTACCTAAACTTAATCCTTAACTTCGAAACTTGACGTTTAGAGAAATGGAAttcagctcagtgttcaacaccatagtgcccacaaagctcatcactaagcaaaggactctgggactaaacaccgcccccaggtggtaagggtggacaacacatctgccacgctgatcctgaacacgggggcccctcaggggtgcatgcttagtcccctcctgaactccctgttcactcacgactgcgtgaccaagcacgactccaacaccatcattaagtttgctgacgatggTAGCATTGATCCTcctcaggggactgaaaagatttggggaaggcccaaaaaattgtcagactccagtcacccaagtcatagactgctgctactcactgtttattatctatacatagtcactttacccctacctacatgtacaaattacctcgactaacctgtacccctgcacattgactcggtaccagtaccccctgtatatagcctcgttattgttattttgtgttactttttatacaattgtttcactttagtttatttagtacattttcttaaccaacaatgcagttcaagaaatagagttaagggcttgtaagtaagcatttcaaggtacggttgtattcgccgcatgttacaagtaaaatgtgatttaaatgatacagagcagcaggagcaactcagggtgtaaaaacaaatgtaaataaaataaatatatattttcaaatgtgACTTTTTGAGCAACTTGGATAAATGTCTAATTCTGCACTGAGACAGAGCTTATTgggcagacagatagacacacacacacacacacacacacacacacacacacacacacacacacacacacacacacacacacacacacacacacacagccagtgagAGCCAGgccacaaaaaaagaaacaaatgcAAAACAAAATTGTCTATAGTACAATCAGACTGTAGTGAAACGCTGCCCTTGCTCTCGAGAACCCAGGGCCATACAGCACTGGAGTTCATGAGAAGGGCTTGTAGTGCCTTTGTTCTTGAATAGCCACATACCACTAGAGTAACTTCAGAGTTACTTCAGTGCACCATATCTTGCTTGTTGGCTGTGATAGAAATGATATAGCCATGCTTGCTAATTGTTTCAATACATCTTCTAAATGTGAAATTACAAGACCCAAAAGACACTTACCAAAGGGTGTTTCCCTATGTCTTCCTTGTTGTAAAGCTGACGTTATCTAGTTATACTAGTCAGGCCCATtgggctaactagctagctaatagccactgaccctttttttttatttttatggaaaagttaaataaataatcaagcTTTTTTATACACTAGCTGGCTAGTTATCAGAAGACACTGTTGCCTCTCAGCATTGCCAGCATTAACATACCTCAGTGAGCTGTACAGTCcatcattttattttaaatgacaaTGAACTGTCTCTCCAAAACCAGTTGACCAATAGAGACGCATCATATACCTCCTCCCTCTAAACCCCGCCTACCCAGAATGAACATGCCAAAACTTTGCAAACCCCCAAAAAAGTCAGTGAAGCAAAGGGCCGGATAATGTAACCAAATAGAGTAAAAAATTGCAGTCAGAGGTGTTTAATCGCAATTCCGTAATGATTGAAAATGTTTCACAGATTAtatagattttttattaatttacaattattttgtttttacCTTTCAAAATTATTTTCTTGCAATACTATTTATTTTGCTCTCAATACTTTTGGGGTAATGTttgcattcaatattattatttgtgtttgcaataataatttgttctcgAATTCGAAAAGTTATCTTGATATTAAAAGCACAAAAGTAATTATATGGTTGTTCCTGTGTAAGGTTCCTCAAGTGTGTAAAGTGTGCGAGCCATGGAGAGATGAGATCTTGGCAAACCATTCATGTAAAGGCGGACAGGTCTACTGGAATAACTCCAAACCGAACCTGTGGCCTACGAAGAAATGGGAGGTAGCCAAGGTAGAGTGTCTACATCTGGTGTAATGCTCTGGCTGTATTTATCATAAGTGTGTTACATCCTGCCTTGGTAGTTGgtatgtcattgtgtgtgtgtgtgtgtttaggtctaCATGCCCCGTGGAAATACGGACCATACCGCGGTGGACCAATTTGACATCTCAGCCTTCCTCAATCTCATGTCCCAATGCATCCACTTTGCCAAGTTTGTGAAGTCCAAAAATCTTATCACACAGGTAAACTTCCTCACACTCACAAATGTGCACATTTACCTGTGTATAAGTatgacagtgtgtatgtgtgcaggtGACCAACGTGAGGAACCAGGTGATGCACTCTGCTGACTTCCGGGTGGTGAAGATGGATTTAGAATCTTACCTAGGGCGAATCAAAGACCTGGGCCAGGCTCTGAAAACACACTACCCCAAATTCAGTGAGCTGGCAGAGGAGATCgaacaggtgtgtgtgcatgtgctatTAAGTCCATACCTCACTTTTACATTGGGAACCTGACCGGTATCTTTGTCCCAGCTCCAGAATACAGACTTCGATTTTATCATGAGCTGGGTTGGGAAGAAGATTGTACTTGCGGCAGATGAGGACCCAGAGAGCATGCTGAAACTCCAGAACTTTCTGAGTCTGGAACAACAGATACTGAAGGAAAAGTTGGAGTTTCTGTCCCAACGCtatgaagaggacagagagacagcccttactgtaagacacacacaaacacacacacgtcatgttattctatcctcgtggggacctaaaatgtatttccattcaaaatccttttctctcccctaactttaacccgtaaccctaaacctaatttataactctaaacctaaccctaattctaatcctaattctaaccctaagcttaaaatagcctttgtcctcatcgGGGAgaattgttttactatccttgtgaggactttttggATTTtaggtcctcacaaggatagaagaaccaacacacacacacacacacacacacacacacacacacacacacacacacacacacacacacacacacacacacacacacatcctcactgTAAGGCacctcaaatgtgtgtgtgtgtgtacccccaGCTGGAGGAGTTGCAGTGTGTGAGGGTGTTTCTGGAGGGGAACAATGACCTGCAGGAGAGCCTGGCGCCACAGTGGGAGAAACTGAGAGAGGTGCAGGAAAGAGTGGACACACTCACCGTCAGAGTGGACACACTGGAgaagaacacacgcacacacggtgaggaagaggaacagagagagagagatggattcaACCCCACTCAGGGCATTTGTtttccagagagagagcagggctgtattcattagtcaaattccattgcaaaacgttttctcTGTTGCAAAAAGATTTAACGTAAACCGTTTACTCTAagaaacaaacaagcaaacagaGTAAACGGAACCAAACAGGAAGGGACCTACcttaatttgtccaatagaaatgctCATTTTTAATTTGGAGTAAACGGTTTCCATTGCAAAAAGTTTTGTAACAGactaaacattttgcaacagaatccaactaatgaatacaccccgggtagagcgagagaccgagagagagatagtagagagaCAGATAATGGAGTTACTGAGGAATACAGCCCTACTCAGAGAGAGACTTAAAGTTAAAATTACTTAAAAGATtcaaatttttatttaacctttatttaaactaggcagttaacaacaaattcttatttacaatgacggcctaccccggccaaaccctaacccgacgacgctgggcaattgtgtgccgccctatgggactcccaatcacatccgcttgtgatacagcctggaatcgaaccagggtctgtagtgacgcctctagcactgagatgcagtgccttagacggcaAATTAATCTAGTGTACAACTTTAAGTGTTcaccacatttacataatttRACACAGACTTTACCATGAACAGAGAATAAATATTGACCTATGGCAGCTGTGTGTTTTTCAGATCCTGAGTTCAGTACTGACATCCTCAAATATAAGAACCATCTATATGAGGAGGCCAGGAGGCAAGGGTGGCCTGAGCCTGTCTTCTCAGAGATAAAGGAAGCCCTCGGTAGGTCagaaccttaaccctagccttgGGCCTGGAGTTCTTCCTTGTAGCCCATAACGGTGATCCAGACGATTCTGGCTAGGttacatggtcaggaaaaactcctggcccttaTCCAATTCTGTGGTGTAAAGAAGATGTCTTAAATTGGGTTATGCTGGGTTGTTTTATGATATTATATGTAATGGCTTTATAATATCAGAAAACAGCTCTATTAAAATGTGTCGattgtaaataaatgatttattattatgTGAAAAACGAGATGCATGCAGCTGTGTCTCTGACCCTCTGGCTTCTCTCAAAATGGGTTTGACCAGGTTACAGGGGTCGTGTGAAGGTGAGAGGTCAGACATTTGAAGGTGTTCAGGTGTGCCCAAAGTCGAAGACAGCGCACCAGGAAGTGGCTAAACTGGCCCTGAGCCAGCTAGCCAAGGACAGTGCTAGCCTGAGTGAGCTAGCCAATGACACACAGGAGGGGGAGGCATCCAGTAGCCAGACGGACCAACCACAAAGCCTCTCATCCACAGGTGCTGTATTCCTCAGCCAATCAAATGTATGGTATGGGTTAAAATATTGTATCAATAGTATCTGTTAAAATATAATATCATCATggtttgtttctcaaatgaccaATAGTCCTAAATTGGTATCGGTGTCTGATTGATTAACCTCTACCWTGTAACTCTGTCTTTAGGCCCCGTGTTCTTTGGTAGTGTCACTGTGGTCCTTAAAACTGACATCACCTCTGGAGAGGGGCATTCTGGGGAGACAGAGGCTGTTCAGTCTGCCTACAAGAAACTAGCTCTCCTGTTGGATCTACCAGAATCAGGTTAAAGAgccctacagtacagtaatgtacatcTACCTTTACTGTCTTCACTTGTGTCCATCAAAATGCTTGTTGTCATGGAAACTCTTCTCTTGTACCTCAGCTTCCTCCTATAAGGATGTGGTCCTGGAGCACTGTCWTACGCGGGATGTCCCACCCCCAGAGGAGGCCGTTCAATCTGATGCAGAGGGGAAGAGCTACCAATGCACTCTTCGATTCACTGGACCAATCACCTTCTATGTCCCAGGTAACACCACATTCAGTAGGCCATATGGATACTTTACAATGTTATGTTTCATGGTGTATTGAATGTAAatatagtgtgtgtatgtcaaatgtatatagatatatactgtAAGTATTGTATAATGTTTAAAATATGGTTTCTGGTTCACTCCAGAGGGTTCCAGCAAAAAGAAACAGGCATATCAGCAGGCAGCTAAAGTGGCCCTCCAGCGGCTGTCCGGAGTCCTCGGCAGTAAGGAAGTGGTGGGAGAGAACTACGTGAGCACCCTGAAAGAGCTGCTGGAGGCTCAGACCCCACAACTTGACAAGCCTGCGTATGATGTCACAGACAGAGGAATGGGAGCGGGGGAGGTCactgagagagggggtggagtggaggagagtggaggggtgacaagtggggggggggtagggaagaaggagaaaggagTGGGGTCAAGCGAAGGTGAGGGCTGCCCTCACCTCCCACCAGCTCCCATGATACCTAGCGTGCAGCCCCCCGAGAGTCAGGTGGTCCCAGTGTCACTCATGGAAACCTTAGTTACTATGGACCCCATGGCTACCACAGTCACCATGGTTGCCATGCATACCACAGTCCCCATAAATACCACAATTACCATGGAGACCCAGGGGGGAGGGGCCTCAGAGTCAGACCCCCACCAAGCCACGCCCACCCTCCCAGAGGAGAGCAGCGTCTCTTCAGGTACACAGAATCGCATTAAAACTCACAGCTTTATTGTTCATATTAACAGACAACTTTGTACCTAGaagaagaaacaacaacaaaaataagacaACTCAATGAAAACGAGAACGTATGAAAAAGGTGAGGTCCTTTTATCTGTCCTCCATTTTTTAGATGGCCCTGMGTTCGTTATGTGTGTGGCGGTACGTGTGCAGAAGGACCTCGCCCCACACGAGGCCTCCACTCCAGAGGAGGCGCTACAGGCAGCCTACTGCAGTCTGCTCCAGGGCCTGTCCCTGGATCCGCCACCTACAGCAGGTACACTACACACTTTAGATATGAGGGGACAACTTCATCCTACTTCATTGGTTAGTGGGTGTTGTTGTGACTCAGCCTGAACTCAGTGCTGCCCTTGCAGGTGGTGAGAAGCAGAGTGTGTTGGAGTTCTTCAGACTGGCAAAGTGTGGCCCCCCAGTGGAGGACTGTGTAACAACAATGGAGGGAAAGCACAGATGCACTCTAAGAATCGTAGGCGAGCTCACCTTCCACAGCACAGGTGACTTTTTTTTCATTACAATGGCACATTTGATGAGATGTAAACATTGGTTATAAAGGGTAATTGCAGTTTTTCCAGGACATGACATGATCGATGTCTCACAATCACCTGTaaccccctcacctctctctctctctctctctctctctctaagaggCGGCCCCCAAAAAGCAGCAGGCAGAGCATTGTGCAGCTAAGGAGGCACTGAGGTGTCTGAATGGGGTCCTGAGTGGGGTTTTGGGCGGAGACATCGGCGGAGCGGGTCCGAACTACAAGGGTAAACTCCAGGAGTTGCTGgccaagcatggaggaggagccaAGCCAGAGTACAAAAATACTGAGGCTAACAAGATCAGAACAGGAGCCGGTTAGTCTGGACCTCTTTCTATCTCCCCACAGCTGCAGGTCAGGTGATGGgacactgctgctgctggctcTGCTCTGGTCAGAGGCTAAAAACTAACACAGCACTTATTCCATTATTAATACATTAtcttctctctgtatctttctctatgtctatgtctgtcgctctctctctcctgacttcTGTCtatctcatgctctctctccccacagctgCAAGTCAGATGACCGGGGAAACTGCTGCTGTTGGCACTACTCTACAGGGTGACAAATTGTCAGTTAGTGATGCAGTTACCATGGAGACAACGCCTGAAGATTCCGGCCCGCCTCCGCCTAAGAGATCTGcagggggagagatggaaggtGACTGTCCTCTCTTTGTTACTCTGCTCAAAGAACCGGAAAATGTCATTTGTCAAGGAACAGAATCGGAACCGGGAACGAAgctgatctatactgttccggaacagaaccgttattttaaaagcaaccGTTTAATAACGTTCTTTTATATTCCAGACCAAAAAactatagttatcacatttcacattgtaTTTATTAACTCCAAAAATACAAGTTATTTTATTCTGGTGACGGtctgcacacacaagcatgtCAGCTAGCTATCTCCggtccaacgttaagccaacTCTGAAGTtaaaggacattcaaagttcctcaaTAGAAGCCACTTCTCCGTAGGTGTAATACCGTGGgccctaattcagataatgcctGTTATATCAAGATTCCCTTCAAGgcaagcctcctcctccaccctcaccCGCTCTCTCCCCACTCGCAAAATGTCAGTTGCATCTCACGGCCCTACACTTGTCTTTCCATCACACACGTAAACAACTCACTGAACTAGCTTGCCCGccccatagcaagctgctctatccctACTGCATGATCGGTGAAGTCATTTCATGTCGagctaaatataaaaataaataaaatWWAAAaaaagaggtttaaaaaggaaccgAAAGGAACGATATTAACCAGCACTTTTTTGGGGTCCAAACCAGTTCAGAACTGTATTTATCTGGTCGGAACAGTGGGACGGAACAAAAAAAAATGGTGGTTCAAAATGAAACGATTGGAAAAAAAATGTGGTTCCTACCCCTGGACCTACCCTCTTTCTGAATGATTCTAAGCCTCAATATCAGTCCATTAGCAGTaaccttttactcagtacctttTACTTagcgctcgtgtgtgtgtgtgtttcagacatCCGGCAGTGTCTGGCACTGTGGAGTCTGCAGCccccgtgtgtggtgtgtgaggatGTGTCTGTGGAGCAGTTGTGTGAGTGGACGGTGGAGGTCCGACTAGACCGCCACGCCTTCCGGAACCAGAACCTGTTTAGCTCTAAGAAAGAGGCTATCCGCCAGTCCTACCACAGTCTGGGTAGAGCAGGAGATATCTGCCAGCATGGCACCGGTGAGCAATCAGTCATTCAATCAATTAATCAGCCAGAGCTGAGCCACAGAtcgttattaaaaaaaatgttttaaacaccactcctcagtaaatggttACACTACATAACACCTGTCTCACCATCCTCCTTATATTCCTCCTCTCCCGTCTTCACAccccttctctcgctcttcctctcctcccgtctctcgctctctctccttctctctgtagaCGAGAGTAAGTCC harbors:
- the si:ch211-91p5.3 gene encoding uncharacterized protein si:ch211-91p5.3; the encoded protein is MDSFKRFQDDDYKNWIKTTMGLNCLKTRLGGFLENETETFHDHLRNKVNTGGNVCKAECNLKKWTPKSKQVPQVCKVCEPWRDEILANHSCKGGQVYWNNSKPNLWPTKKWEVAKVYMPRGNTDHTAVDQFDISAFLNLMSQCIHFAKFVKSKNLITQVTNVRNQVMHSADFRVVKMDLESYLGRIKDLGQALKTHYPKFSELAEEIEQLQNTDFDFIMSWVGKKIVLAADEDPESMLKLQNFLSLEQQILKEKLEFLSQRYEEDRETALTLEELQCVRVFLEGNNDLQESLAPQWEKLREVQERVDTLTVRVDTLEKNTRTHDPEFSTDILKYKNHLYEEARRQGWPEPVFSEIKEALGYRGRVKVRGQTFEGVQVCPKSKTAHQEVAKLALSQLAKDSASLSELANDTQEGEASSSQTDQPQSLSSTGPVFFGSVTVVLKTDITSGEGHSGETEAVQSAYKKLALLLDLPESASSYKDVVLEHCXTRDVPPPEEAVQSDAEGKSYQCTLRFTGPITFYVPEGSSKKKQAYQQAAKVALQRLSGVLGSKEVVGENYVSTLKELLEAQTPQLDKPAYDVTDRGMGAGEVTERGGGVEESGGVTSGGGVGKKEKGVGSSEGEGCPHLPPAPMIPSVQPPESQVVPVSLMETLVTMDPMATTVTMVAMHTTVPINTTITMETQGGGASESDPHQATPTLPEESSVSSDGPXFVMCVAVRVQKDLAPHEASTPEEALQAAYCSLLQGLSLDPPPTAGGEKQSVLEFFRLAKCGPPVEDCVTTMEGKHRCTLRIVGELTFHSTEAAPKKQQAEHCAAKEALRCLNGVLSGVLGGDIGGAGPNYKGKLQELLAKHGGGAKPEYKNTEANKIRTGAAASQMTGETAAVGTTLQGDKLSVSDAVTMETTPEDSGPPPPKRSAGGEMEDIRQCLALWSLQPPCVVCEDVSVEQLCEWTVEVRLDRHAFRNQNLFSSKKEAIRQSYHSLGRAGDICQHGTDESKSTAMVKAFFLQRSFPLPVEEVAEPEXGRFCCNLKDITCVFTYRGKGSSEAAACQSASQRALSCLATFIGYCGPPSSTEDAKGRLSTLLKGTALTSANSAISESQYRISAQLRFSGYSMETEGQDSKKATRAQLSQRLLGLLGEDEMDSTASVRNVLDEWFTKSGLEKPGFEDTNDKFGTKVTFSAPLICSYKEWQASREKAKKKLIDELQRRVKYLCDGSTN